One genomic region from Dehalobacter restrictus DSM 9455 encodes:
- a CDS encoding EAL domain-containing protein, which produces MSSSLGAYTLYLDPKAGLNKAFFVLCISLSLWAFGFSICVSAQNQELSLIWRRISVVGWGSFFSILLHFSLILTEKKNLLNKWWLYLLLYFPSVLTMYIYGISGSAESKYKLIHTVNGWINVPNSGFNSFFNYYYIIFCIVSAGMIWLWGRRASARSSKKKARLILSWIIATLIFASFTDIVASTFWKMPLPQLAPFIISMSLIVIYYAIKKYGLMKPEKIINAEETILNESTRGNIISYMAFAMFACGVINFVSFFLFNMTNDLTPVILTSIAVLFLGLVILFVKWMPIAENKKDIIYFVVNVLAIPIFTLRFIETGSITVWAFPIIFVIIALVFNQRIILASLGVSIISTQILGWFITPKVNVEINAQDYLARILFFLVVLWLAFYVNKLYIRRLRENAEQIKLQKLISKISSDFITANQMNLEQKINQALEECGRFFEMDRAWIYLLDREQHRVTLPFAWYRHGLIVSEAIECPGAEDSILMNQISEGKIIHTKSEICLPIAGNGQILGSFGIDSRRIPKKWREDQIDLLKVIANILGDALTKVQAEREIKQLAYYDHLTKLPNRVLFQDRVTQAIHQAGRIQKMLAVIFLDLDSFKTVNDTLGHEGGDELITKVGQELLECTRKTDTVSRFGGDEFLILLNNISDYQDVMAIADKIMGLFKEPAVLRGKEFFVTASAGIALYPIDGQDTETLIINSDIAMYKAKEKGKNQYALCSSEMKEDIRNKMILKNSLFRALEREELLVYYQPQVHLPEAKIIGMEALLRWKHPELGMVSPAVFIPIAEQSGIINTIGEWVLKTACRQNKIWQEKGYPPVRMSVNISVNQLRNPNIVGQIANVLQETGLQPKYLELEITEGSAINEANIIQVLNDFKKLGITISIDDFGTEYSSLNRLKNLPIDRLKMDMHFVHGIEKDEKDRAITKVIINLAKNLDLEVIAEGVETEKQVQFLSQNMCDEVQGYYFYRPMPAEEIEELLRKPCANIL; this is translated from the coding sequence ATGAGCAGCTCTCTTGGGGCCTATACACTTTATCTTGACCCGAAAGCCGGATTGAACAAAGCTTTTTTTGTACTGTGTATTTCCTTGAGTCTATGGGCTTTCGGGTTTTCCATTTGCGTTTCTGCCCAGAATCAAGAACTTAGCTTAATCTGGCGTAGGATCTCAGTCGTTGGTTGGGGTTCGTTTTTCAGTATCCTGCTTCATTTCAGTTTAATTCTAACCGAGAAAAAAAATTTGTTAAACAAATGGTGGCTATACCTGCTGCTTTATTTCCCCTCCGTCCTGACAATGTATATTTATGGGATCTCCGGTTCTGCGGAATCTAAGTATAAATTAATTCATACGGTCAATGGCTGGATTAATGTTCCGAATAGTGGCTTTAATTCTTTCTTCAATTATTATTATATTATTTTCTGCATTGTTTCCGCAGGAATGATTTGGTTATGGGGGAGAAGAGCTTCTGCCCGGAGTAGTAAGAAAAAGGCAAGGCTCATCCTATCTTGGATTATTGCAACCTTAATCTTTGCATCCTTTACGGATATTGTCGCCAGCACTTTTTGGAAAATGCCGCTTCCCCAATTGGCTCCTTTTATTATCTCGATGTCGCTCATCGTCATTTACTACGCTATTAAAAAATACGGACTGATGAAGCCTGAGAAGATCATCAATGCTGAGGAAACCATCTTAAATGAATCCACCCGCGGCAATATTATCAGCTATATGGCCTTTGCTATGTTTGCCTGCGGCGTTATTAATTTTGTTTCGTTTTTTCTTTTTAACATGACGAACGATTTAACGCCTGTCATATTGACAAGTATTGCTGTCCTTTTTCTAGGACTTGTCATTTTGTTCGTGAAGTGGATGCCTATCGCGGAAAATAAAAAAGATATTATTTATTTTGTGGTGAATGTTCTGGCCATTCCAATTTTTACTTTAAGGTTTATTGAAACCGGGAGTATTACGGTTTGGGCGTTTCCTATTATTTTTGTAATTATTGCCCTGGTGTTCAATCAACGCATTATCTTAGCTTCATTGGGAGTCTCCATCATATCTACCCAGATTCTGGGCTGGTTCATCACGCCAAAGGTTAACGTTGAGATAAATGCTCAAGACTATTTGGCAAGAATCTTATTTTTCCTTGTCGTTCTTTGGTTGGCTTTCTATGTCAATAAACTGTATATTCGCAGACTGAGAGAAAACGCTGAGCAGATAAAACTGCAGAAATTAATCTCGAAGATTTCTTCGGATTTCATCACAGCAAATCAAATGAATTTAGAGCAGAAAATCAATCAGGCGCTTGAGGAATGCGGACGGTTTTTTGAGATGGACAGGGCATGGATTTATTTACTGGACAGGGAGCAACATCGCGTTACCCTTCCGTTTGCTTGGTACCGGCATGGTCTTATTGTCAGCGAAGCGATAGAATGCCCGGGAGCGGAAGACTCGATCCTCATGAATCAGATATCAGAGGGTAAAATTATTCATACAAAATCAGAAATTTGCCTACCCATTGCTGGAAACGGTCAGATATTAGGCTCATTTGGGATTGATTCCCGCAGAATCCCTAAAAAATGGCGTGAAGACCAGATTGATTTACTCAAGGTCATTGCAAATATTTTGGGAGACGCTCTGACGAAAGTCCAGGCGGAAAGAGAAATTAAACAATTAGCCTACTATGATCATTTAACGAAGCTACCCAACCGGGTATTGTTCCAGGACAGGGTTACGCAAGCGATCCACCAAGCCGGCCGGATTCAAAAGATGCTCGCGGTGATTTTCCTGGATCTTGATTCTTTCAAAACGGTTAATGATACTTTGGGCCATGAAGGCGGGGACGAACTGATCACTAAAGTCGGGCAGGAATTATTGGAATGTACCCGCAAAACCGACACAGTATCCCGTTTTGGCGGCGATGAATTTCTGATTTTGCTGAATAATATTTCCGACTATCAAGATGTTATGGCCATTGCCGATAAAATAATGGGTTTATTCAAAGAACCGGCGGTACTAAGAGGTAAGGAATTCTTTGTTACAGCAAGTGCAGGGATTGCGCTATATCCTATTGATGGACAAGATACAGAAACGTTGATTATAAACTCGGATATTGCAATGTATAAGGCCAAAGAGAAAGGGAAAAACCAGTATGCCCTCTGTTCTTCCGAGATGAAAGAGGACATTCGGAATAAAATGATACTGAAAAACAGTCTGTTCCGAGCTTTAGAACGCGAAGAATTGTTGGTGTATTACCAGCCCCAGGTCCATCTTCCGGAAGCAAAAATCATCGGAATGGAAGCTTTGTTAAGATGGAAGCATCCGGAGTTGGGAATGGTATCCCCGGCAGTATTCATCCCGATTGCCGAGCAAAGTGGGATCATTAACACGATCGGAGAATGGGTACTTAAAACAGCTTGCCGGCAAAATAAGATCTGGCAGGAAAAAGGATATCCTCCGGTGCGGATGTCTGTTAATATTTCGGTAAATCAACTTCGCAACCCGAATATTGTTGGTCAGATCGCAAATGTCCTTCAAGAAACCGGACTTCAACCCAAGTATCTGGAATTGGAAATTACAGAAGGTTCTGCGATAAATGAAGCAAATATTATTCAGGTTTTAAACGATTTTAAGAAGTTAGGGATTACCATCTCTATCGACGACTTTGGCACAGAATACTCCTCTTTAAACAGGCTGAAAAATTTGCCGATCGATCGATTGAAAATGGATATGCATTTTGTTCACGGTATTGAAAAAGATGAAAAAGACAGAGCAATCACCAAAGTCATCATAAATCTTGCTAAAAATCTAGACCTGGAGGTTATTGCCGAAGGGGTGGAAACCGAGAAACAAGTACAATTCTTAAGTCAGAACATGTGCGACGAGGTTCAGGGTTATTATTTCTACCGACCAATGCCTGCTGAGGAAATCGAAGAATTATTAAGAAAACCATGCGCCAATATCCTATAG
- a CDS encoding IS1182 family transposase, whose amino-acid sequence MQLNKLHNKNYTEYHDGYQLVLPFNFEVLIPEDDSVRLLSHILEGLNYKELYQAYSSTGRKPAVEPKILFKVLTYAYMNNIYSSRNIEKACRRDINFMWLLGGNPTPDHSTIARFRKDYLVDAIDGLFYQMVIYLHQIGEVAFENLFIDGTKIEASANRYTFVWKKAVSKNESKMFTKIQGCLEKINETYHTNFSVNKDSLCRDLAGIVMYLEEKQKEENIEFVYGIGKRKTELQRYTEQIKEFSLRQAEYDKHNALFNGRNSYSKTDTDATFMHMKDDHMRNAQLKPAYNVQIGVEGEYITGMNIFQDRNDLNTLIPFLKEMEGRLKYRYKNIIADSGYESEENYLYLEKQRQACYIKPQTYEQWKKRSFKNDISKRENMDYNAEKDEYTCSNGKQLKPAGITNRMSATGYRSEITVYECEDCQGCLKREKCTKSKGNRRMQVSKKFIEKRQVSYENITSEKGILLRVNRSIQAEGAFGVLKNDYNFNRFLTRGKVSVKNEFMLLCFGYNFNKLHAKIQNERIGKPLHRLKTA is encoded by the coding sequence ATGCAACTAAATAAATTACACAACAAAAATTATACAGAATATCATGATGGGTATCAATTAGTTTTACCATTTAATTTTGAGGTATTAATACCGGAGGATGACTCCGTTCGACTGCTCAGCCACATACTGGAGGGATTAAACTACAAAGAGCTCTATCAGGCATACTCTTCTACCGGAAGAAAACCTGCAGTCGAACCAAAAATCCTATTCAAGGTGCTGACTTATGCTTACATGAACAATATCTATTCGAGCAGAAATATTGAGAAAGCCTGCCGAAGAGATATTAATTTCATGTGGCTCTTGGGGGGAAATCCGACCCCGGATCATTCGACCATTGCCCGGTTTCGAAAAGACTATCTCGTCGATGCCATCGACGGATTATTTTATCAAATGGTCATCTATCTGCATCAGATCGGCGAAGTAGCCTTCGAAAATCTGTTCATCGACGGGACAAAAATTGAAGCGAGTGCCAATCGTTATACCTTCGTTTGGAAGAAGGCAGTGAGCAAAAATGAAAGCAAAATGTTTACTAAGATACAAGGTTGCCTGGAGAAAATTAATGAAACCTACCATACAAATTTCAGCGTCAACAAAGATAGCCTGTGCCGTGATCTGGCGGGAATAGTCATGTATTTAGAGGAGAAGCAAAAAGAAGAAAACATCGAATTTGTTTATGGCATTGGCAAACGGAAGACAGAATTGCAGCGATATACCGAACAAATCAAAGAATTTTCCTTACGTCAGGCAGAATACGATAAACATAATGCTCTGTTTAATGGCAGAAATAGCTACTCCAAGACAGACACGGATGCCACCTTCATGCATATGAAAGACGACCATATGCGCAATGCCCAGCTAAAGCCGGCTTACAATGTTCAGATTGGAGTCGAAGGCGAATACATAACGGGCATGAATATTTTTCAAGACAGAAACGACTTAAACACGCTGATCCCCTTTTTAAAAGAGATGGAGGGCCGCTTAAAATACCGGTACAAGAACATCATTGCCGACTCCGGCTATGAAAGTGAAGAAAACTATCTGTATCTGGAGAAGCAAAGACAGGCCTGTTACATCAAGCCGCAAACGTATGAGCAATGGAAGAAAAGAAGTTTTAAAAATGATATCAGCAAACGAGAAAACATGGATTACAATGCCGAAAAAGACGAATACACCTGCAGTAACGGCAAGCAACTTAAACCTGCAGGAATCACAAATAGAATGTCAGCAACCGGTTATCGGTCTGAAATAACGGTATATGAATGCGAGGACTGCCAAGGCTGTCTCAAGAGAGAGAAGTGTACAAAGTCCAAAGGAAACCGACGGATGCAGGTTTCCAAGAAATTCATCGAGAAACGCCAGGTATCCTATGAGAATATTACATCCGAAAAAGGTATCTTACTTAGGGTAAATCGGTCTATTCAGGCGGAAGGCGCCTTCGGGGTCTTGAAGAACGATTACAACTTCAATCGTTTCTTAACACGCGGCAAAGTAAGTGTGAAAAATGAGTTTATGCTGTTGTGCTTTGGATATAACTTCAACAAGCTTCATGCTAAAATACAGAATGAGCGCATTGGGAAACCGCTTCACCGGCTAAAGACGGCTTGA
- a CDS encoding DEAD/DEAH box helicase, translated as MALFNVTEREIQALASNRKSYELGVIYAQSRKVSNFNFDPEQRAIKAIVAGNWHYDVRIVLNQSGTVSSAHCTCPAYAEYPGACKHVVAVLKTARQKLSAIQSSFSDSIKAGSEFMTFISDRKQENPLEELNLEVGLQLSTVFRKISAQLQLKVGLKRPYVVKNLKDFLLAVKNEHSLDFGAKFTYDPTRHKFKETDAPLIAMLQDMLAQYEAFQEIRNVSNFAYTASPFSQKPFVLSTYYLSKLLDALGSKPFSLHAGFANGYETTEFLTVNIRRKDIPLDFSVEAEEQNILLLLQNELPVPLTADGRYYLYNRQIYQVSQEQTEFLPNLLKALNGKQRPGILFTAAQKDRFASEALPLMQKIATVRVEPTLADRFIREDLQPKIYFDRAGENGVTARLEFHYGEISINPFSSRGGFRTAPGDDQILIRDLEQERKILNIFEQADFIVSEGKISLEDDEKIFDFTVKGFSELQDLAETYYSDDFRLKIQTSATFSGRIRLDESLDMLEVSFTCGDIDPGELADIFQSLQMKKKYYRLRDGSFLDLQQHDLEAMSKLLDHLDLKGQDLTNQTLHLPKFRALYIDSFLRQAELSGIQRNKAFKQLVQSILEPQDGEYDPPLPLQQVLRDYQKTGFKWLKTLASYGLGGILADDMGLGKTLQVLAFVLSEKLTAAQNPSSLLPFLVIAPTSLVYNWQSEAEKFTPDLHVLVIDGQPAERQEQISRITPADLVVVSYAVLRRDIEQFSKLAFSYCFLDEAQNIKNPQTLNAKSVQKIQAKGYFALTGTPIENSLSELWSIFHFIMPGYLPSHQEFHKKYALPVSKGDTESLQELSRQIKPFILRRLKVDVLKELPPKIETEIKAALTDEQRKIYLAYLQQTKRQLAEELAVSGFAKSQIKILAALTRLRQICSHPAMFIENYTGGSGKMLLFQEILTESLNAGHRILVFSQFTSMLDLIQNDLNQHKITHFYLSGSTKALERTQMAQAFNDGQGKVFLISLRAGGMGLNLTGADTVIHFDPWWNPAVEDQATDRAHRIGQNNSVQVIKLLTQGTIEEKVNALQAKKKKLIDSVIQPGETMLSKLTEQELNALFDFD; from the coding sequence ATGGCCTTATTCAACGTCACAGAAAGGGAGATTCAAGCCCTTGCCTCCAACCGAAAATCTTACGAGCTCGGTGTCATTTATGCGCAGAGCCGGAAAGTAAGCAACTTTAATTTTGACCCTGAGCAAAGGGCCATCAAAGCGATTGTCGCCGGCAATTGGCACTACGATGTCCGTATCGTGTTAAATCAGAGCGGGACCGTGAGCTCCGCTCATTGCACTTGTCCGGCCTACGCCGAATATCCCGGGGCCTGTAAACATGTCGTCGCAGTTTTAAAAACTGCACGGCAAAAACTTTCTGCCATACAGTCTTCATTTTCGGATTCCATCAAGGCCGGCAGTGAGTTCATGACCTTCATCTCCGACCGCAAGCAGGAGAATCCGCTGGAAGAGCTGAACCTCGAGGTGGGACTTCAGCTCAGTACGGTTTTTCGCAAAATAAGTGCCCAGCTCCAGCTGAAAGTAGGCCTAAAGCGTCCTTATGTTGTTAAAAACTTAAAGGATTTTTTACTTGCCGTAAAAAATGAGCATTCTCTGGACTTTGGGGCAAAATTCACCTATGATCCGACCCGTCACAAATTCAAAGAAACTGACGCGCCTTTGATCGCCATGCTCCAGGATATGCTGGCCCAATATGAAGCTTTCCAGGAAATCAGGAATGTCTCCAATTTTGCCTATACAGCTTCTCCGTTCAGTCAAAAACCGTTTGTACTCAGCACTTACTATTTGAGCAAATTATTGGATGCGCTGGGATCAAAGCCTTTTTCCCTGCATGCCGGTTTTGCCAACGGCTATGAAACAACCGAATTTCTGACTGTAAATATCAGACGGAAGGATATCCCGCTAGACTTTTCCGTTGAGGCCGAAGAACAAAATATCCTTCTGTTGCTGCAAAATGAACTGCCTGTCCCGTTAACCGCAGATGGGAGATATTATCTTTACAACCGGCAGATTTATCAGGTCTCTCAGGAGCAAACGGAATTCCTGCCCAACCTGCTCAAAGCCCTGAACGGCAAGCAGCGTCCAGGCATTCTGTTTACTGCGGCGCAAAAAGACCGGTTTGCTTCAGAAGCCCTCCCGTTGATGCAAAAAATTGCGACAGTCCGCGTAGAGCCAACACTTGCAGATAGATTTATCCGTGAGGATTTGCAGCCGAAGATCTATTTTGACCGGGCCGGAGAAAACGGAGTTACAGCCCGCCTGGAATTTCATTACGGGGAGATCTCGATTAATCCGTTTTCTTCACGCGGGGGCTTCCGGACTGCGCCAGGTGATGATCAAATCCTGATCCGGGATCTTGAGCAGGAAAGAAAAATTCTGAATATCTTTGAACAGGCTGATTTTATCGTATCTGAAGGCAAAATCAGTCTGGAGGATGACGAGAAGATCTTTGATTTTACCGTCAAGGGATTTTCGGAGCTTCAAGATTTGGCGGAAACCTACTATTCCGATGATTTCCGATTGAAAATTCAAACTTCCGCCACCTTTTCCGGCCGGATTCGTCTGGATGAATCCCTGGATATGCTGGAAGTCTCTTTTACCTGCGGTGATATTGATCCGGGGGAATTAGCTGATATCTTTCAATCCCTGCAGATGAAGAAGAAATACTACCGCCTGCGTGACGGCTCATTTCTTGATTTGCAGCAGCATGACCTGGAAGCCATGAGCAAACTTCTCGATCACCTGGATCTGAAGGGGCAGGATTTAACCAACCAAACGCTTCACCTCCCGAAGTTCCGGGCCCTGTACATTGACAGCTTCCTCAGGCAGGCCGAACTTTCTGGAATCCAACGCAATAAAGCTTTCAAACAACTGGTCCAAAGCATCCTGGAACCCCAGGACGGGGAATATGATCCTCCGCTGCCGCTGCAGCAGGTGCTGCGTGATTACCAGAAAACAGGTTTTAAATGGCTGAAGACGCTTGCTTCCTATGGTCTGGGCGGTATCCTTGCCGATGACATGGGTCTCGGCAAAACCCTGCAGGTTTTAGCCTTCGTTCTATCGGAAAAGCTCACTGCCGCCCAAAATCCCTCCTCTTTATTACCGTTTTTAGTCATCGCGCCGACTTCCCTGGTCTACAACTGGCAAAGTGAAGCAGAGAAATTTACGCCTGACCTACATGTGCTCGTCATCGATGGGCAGCCTGCCGAGAGGCAGGAACAAATCAGCCGGATTACGCCAGCTGATCTTGTTGTCGTTTCTTATGCCGTACTGCGCCGTGATATTGAGCAATTTTCCAAGTTGGCATTCTCCTATTGTTTTTTGGATGAGGCCCAAAACATCAAGAATCCGCAAACCCTCAATGCCAAGTCTGTCCAGAAAATTCAAGCCAAAGGATATTTTGCTCTAACCGGAACACCCATTGAAAATTCCCTGTCGGAGCTCTGGTCCATCTTTCATTTCATTATGCCCGGCTATCTGCCTAGCCACCAGGAATTTCACAAGAAATACGCCCTGCCCGTGTCGAAAGGAGACACGGAATCTCTTCAGGAATTGAGCAGGCAGATCAAGCCGTTCATCCTGCGCAGACTGAAAGTTGATGTCCTAAAAGAACTGCCTCCCAAAATTGAAACGGAGATCAAAGCTGCTTTGACAGATGAGCAACGAAAAATCTACCTGGCCTACCTCCAGCAAACGAAACGTCAGCTTGCTGAGGAACTGGCTGTCTCAGGTTTTGCCAAAAGCCAGATTAAAATACTGGCAGCCTTAACCCGCTTGCGGCAAATCTGCTCCCACCCGGCAATGTTTATTGAAAATTATACGGGGGGAAGCGGCAAGATGCTGTTGTTTCAGGAGATTTTGACAGAATCGCTGAACGCCGGCCATCGGATTCTGGTCTTTTCCCAGTTTACTTCGATGCTGGATCTGATTCAGAATGACCTTAATCAACATAAGATCACGCACTTTTACCTGAGCGGTTCTACCAAGGCTCTGGAAAGAACTCAAATGGCCCAAGCCTTCAATGACGGTCAAGGCAAGGTCTTTCTTATTTCTTTAAGAGCAGGTGGGATGGGCCTTAACCTGACGGGCGCCGATACTGTCATTCATTTTGACCCCTGGTGGAATCCGGCCGTTGAAGACCAGGCTACGGACCGCGCGCACCGGATCGGGCAAAATAATTCGGTTCAGGTCATCAAGCTTTTGACCCAAGGGACCATCGAAGAAAAAGTCAACGCCTTGCAGGCCAAGAAGAAAAAGCTGATCGATTCCGTCATCCAGCCCGGAGAAACGATGTTGTCCAAGCTAACAGAACAGGAGCTCAATGCGCTGTTTGATTTTGACTAA
- a CDS encoding heavy metal-binding domain-containing protein, translating to MLIVTTENIKGYKVTDVKGQVFGLVVRSRGLGGNIIAGLRSLIGGEIHEYTALLEDTRKQAIDRMVKNAQAMGANAVVMMRFDSSEIGQTMSEIVAFGTAVVVEKEA from the coding sequence ATGTTAATCGTTACGACCGAAAATATCAAAGGTTACAAAGTAACGGATGTTAAAGGACAGGTGTTCGGTCTCGTTGTTCGCAGCCGGGGATTGGGCGGGAATATCATAGCTGGGCTGCGCAGTCTTATCGGCGGGGAAATCCATGAATATACCGCCCTGCTTGAAGATACCCGTAAACAGGCGATAGACCGTATGGTCAAGAATGCCCAGGCGATGGGAGCAAACGCTGTGGTGATGATGAGGTTTGATTCCAGCGAAATTGGACAGACCATGAGTGAGATTGTAGCCTTTGGAACCGCGGTTGTGGTGGAGAAAGAAGCTTAA
- a CDS encoding type II toxin-antitoxin system Phd/YefM family antitoxin — translation MNIKDDIRPISYIKANAAEVLDQVNESRRPVYVTQNGEAKAVLLDTESYEKMKNTLGLLKLLTQGESDIVNGNVLSQDDFFLSMDHHLLEQDEQR, via the coding sequence ATGAACATTAAGGATGATATTCGGCCGATTTCTTATATTAAAGCCAATGCAGCTGAGGTACTGGATCAAGTGAACGAGTCCCGCAGGCCGGTTTATGTAACCCAAAATGGAGAAGCCAAAGCTGTTTTATTGGATACGGAGTCTTACGAAAAAATGAAAAATACGCTTGGGCTGCTAAAATTGTTGACGCAAGGGGAAAGTGACATCGTTAACGGAAATGTTTTATCTCAGGATGACTTTTTTTTGAGTATGGATCATCATCTTCTTGAGCAGGACGAGCAACGATGA
- a CDS encoding type II toxin-antitoxin system RelE/ParE family toxin, with protein sequence MNIKKYQVFWTKTAQQDLKKIIEYIAIDSTINAGKVYTDIKEKSENLYLLPLQGRIVPELNYFGILIYRELIIPPWRLIYKIEENKVWILAVIDGRRNVEDILLDRFIG encoded by the coding sequence ATGAATATTAAAAAATATCAGGTTTTTTGGACCAAAACCGCTCAGCAGGATTTAAAAAAAATAATAGAGTATATTGCGATCGACAGTACAATCAATGCGGGAAAGGTCTATACAGACATCAAAGAAAAATCCGAAAATTTATACCTATTACCCCTCCAGGGAAGGATTGTTCCGGAATTGAATTATTTCGGAATTTTGATTTATCGGGAATTAATAATCCCTCCATGGCGGCTGATTTATAAGATTGAAGAAAATAAAGTATGGATACTTGCAGTAATCGACGGAAGAAGAAATGTTGAGGACATATTGCTGGACAGGTTTATCGGATAG
- a CDS encoding SDR family oxidoreductase — MTEAIIPQPTFPAQHQNFQPGLETLMNPSPAFEDPNYQPGGKLRGKVALISGGDSGIGRAVAILYAKERIEQLGRRCLLIAGDVADEMFCNQAVRETIQTFGHLDILVNNAGEQHPQNSILDITSEQLERTFRTNIFAMFYLTRAALPHLQKGAAVINTASITAYQGEVRLIDYASSKGAVVSFTRSLSESLAKQGIRVNGVAPGPIWTPLIPASFSAEEVRTFGSTNPMQRAGQPVELAPAYLFLASADSAYMSGQILHINGGTIINN; from the coding sequence ATGACAGAAGCAATCATTCCGCAGCCGACTTTCCCTGCTCAGCACCAGAATTTTCAGCCCGGACTGGAAACATTAATGAACCCGAGTCCTGCCTTTGAGGATCCCAACTATCAGCCGGGAGGCAAACTCCGGGGAAAAGTTGCCCTGATCAGCGGAGGGGACAGTGGGATCGGCAGGGCCGTTGCTATTCTTTATGCCAAAGAAAGAATAGAACAGCTTGGCCGTCGCTGCCTCCTGATCGCAGGGGATGTCGCCGACGAGATGTTCTGCAATCAAGCCGTCCGGGAAACGATCCAAACCTTTGGTCATCTGGATATCTTGGTCAATAATGCCGGGGAGCAGCATCCCCAGAACTCTATTCTGGATATCACTTCCGAACAGTTGGAAAGAACATTCAGGACAAACATCTTTGCTATGTTTTACCTGACCCGCGCCGCATTGCCTCATCTCCAAAAAGGCGCTGCGGTTATCAATACAGCTTCGATTACCGCCTATCAAGGTGAAGTCCGTTTAATTGATTACGCTTCTTCAAAAGGCGCAGTCGTATCTTTTACGCGGTCTTTGTCCGAATCCTTAGCCAAACAGGGCATCAGGGTCAACGGCGTAGCCCCCGGCCCGATCTGGACTCCGCTTATTCCCGCTTCTTTCAGCGCAGAGGAAGTCCGTACATTCGGCAGTACGAACCCGATGCAGCGTGCCGGCCAGCCAGTGGAGCTTGCTCCTGCCTATCTTTTTCTGGCCAGTGCCGATTCCGCCTATATGTCGGGGCAAATCCTGCATATCAACGGCGGAACGATCATCAATAATTAG
- a CDS encoding PadR family transcriptional regulator — protein sequence MDNNTPLTEALFYILLAVRTPNHGYGIIQDIGEMTGGRVTLGPGTLYGAINSMLSKGWICLYSEDKESRKKKEYLLTSRGAEVFHNEVQRLNELVKNAKKMDEGRI from the coding sequence TTGGACAATAATACACCTTTGACAGAAGCCTTGTTTTATATCTTATTGGCGGTACGCACACCGAATCATGGCTATGGGATTATTCAGGATATCGGTGAAATGACCGGCGGAAGAGTCACATTAGGACCGGGGACCTTATACGGGGCGATTAATTCCATGCTTTCAAAGGGGTGGATCTGTTTATACAGTGAGGATAAGGAATCCAGAAAGAAAAAAGAATATCTTCTGACGAGCCGGGGTGCGGAAGTCTTTCATAACGAAGTCCAAAGGCTGAATGAACTTGTCAAGAATGCAAAAAAGATGGATGAGGGGCGGATCTAA
- a CDS encoding DUF2812 domain-containing protein, translated as MIKFKWYYDKDAEQDWLQKMSLEGWAFKKFFLGFYTFEPCDPGEYNYQIDLLDKWDGDKADYASFMEDTGVEVVGQWFRWVFLRKKAADGPFEMYTDVQSKIMQYSKIKRFFTVFLAIEIICFLVELMAAFESGEVLFGAFTVLLGIIAIAMLKIVWKCQWKIEQLKREEI; from the coding sequence ATGATAAAATTCAAATGGTATTATGACAAAGATGCCGAACAGGATTGGCTTCAAAAAATGTCTTTGGAAGGATGGGCCTTTAAAAAATTCTTCCTTGGATTTTATACGTTTGAACCCTGCGACCCTGGTGAGTACAATTATCAGATCGATTTACTGGATAAATGGGACGGGGACAAGGCTGATTATGCATCTTTCATGGAGGATACCGGCGTAGAAGTCGTCGGTCAGTGGTTCAGATGGGTCTTTTTACGGAAAAAGGCTGCGGACGGGCCATTCGAGATGTATACGGATGTCCAATCCAAAATCATGCAATACAGTAAGATCAAGCGTTTTTTCACCGTCTTTTTGGCCATAGAGATCATCTGCTTCTTGGTGGAGTTGATGGCAGCCTTTGAAAGCGGCGAGGTTCTCTTTGGGGCTTTTACAGTGTTACTTGGGATTATTGCTATAGCGATGTTAAAGATCGTATGGAAATGCCAGTGGAAAATTGAGCAGTTAAAACGTGAGGAAATATGA